The following DNA comes from Anaerostipes rhamnosivorans.
AGGAGGATTTTGTACACCCTGTGTATGTGAAGGGAACGCCGGCACCGTACAGAGGGTATTATCAGCCCCGTGACAGAAAGGGAACCTTCATTGATATCAGAAAAGTGAAGCCTTTGACTTCAGGGGACTGTGATGGATGCGGCATCTGCGCTGAGGTCTGTCCTATGGGATCTATAAACCGTGAGGACGTGAAAACAGTAAACGGCATCTGCATCAAATGCGGGGCTTGTATCAAGAAATGTCCAAGGCAGGCCAGATATTATGAGGATGAAGGATATCTGTACCACAAGACAGAGCTGGAAGAGCAGTATACAGAGCGGGCGGAACCTGAGATATTTTTCTAGACAGACAGTTAGGAGGACGGAATGATAAAAAATGTGATATTTGACATTGGAAATGTCCTGGCGGATTTTGCGTGGGAGCAGTTATTCCACAGACTTGGATTTGAGGGGGAAACGTTTGAGCATATGGCAGATGCCACGGTGAGAGGGCCTTACTGGCAGGAGTTTGACCGCGGGGCCATGTCTGACCAGGAGATCGTAGAAGGGTTCTATTCCTTGGCGCCTAAATACAAGAAACAGATTGATCTGTTTTATGAGCATATTCATGAGATGACGGAGGAATATCCTTATGCGGCTGAGTGGGTCAGAAGTCTGAGGGCAGAGGGCTATTCTGTATACATTCTCAGTAATTACGGCAAAACATCATTTGAGAATCGAAAAGAACCATTTTCCTTTCTCGCTGAGGCAGACGGAAGTCTGATCTCCTATGAGGTGCTGTCAGTGAAGCCGGAAAGAGAGATCTATCAGGCGCTGGAAGAAAGATACAGCATCACCCCTCAGGAGTCTGTTTTTATTGATGACCTGGAGGTAAACGTTGAAGCGGCAAGGAACTATGGGTATTCAGGAATCATATTTAAGAGCAGGGACCAGGCAGAGGAGGAACTTAAGAAGCTCAATCTCATAAAATAATGATTGTGCAAAACCAGGTATATGCTTTATAATTTAAGGGCAGTAAGAAATACAAGGGAAGGGAGGAATAAAATGAAAGAGAGTTCTATGATGAAAAGAATCCTGTTTTTTATAATCGTACTGTCTTTTGGTCTATTTTCTTCCCTGTATATATACTCCCAAGCCCTGCACAACAATCTGGAAAATGAAGTCTTAAGCTCCCTTCAGGAGGTCTCTGGACAGAGCGTGGAGATTTTGAGAAAAGAAATTCTGGGGGAGATCAATCTCCTGGACGGCATCGCCAATGAAATCAGCGATAAAAAGCTTGAGAATCCGAAAAAGCTGGCGAAAAGTTTTCAGAAGGTTTCCGACAAGTACCAGTTTAAGCGGATGGGGATCATTCTTACCGATGGGACCGTATATACAAGCGACCAGAAGGTGGGGAATCTGGCAGACCGAGAGTATTTCAAGTCAGGGCTGGAAGGCATTTCTTCCATTTCCGAGACATTGACAGACCGCCTGGATTCAACAAAAGAAAAGATCAATATTTACAGCACGCCCATCGTCCGGGGAAAGAAGGTGGAGGCAGTATTATATGCAGCCTACCGGACGGATGATTTTAAAAAGGCTTTGTCTATCTCTACATATTATGGAAAAGGCTATACTTATGTTGTGAAACGCAACGGAAACGTTGTGGTGGACTCTGACAATCACAATAGTTTTAAAGATATGTCCAATATCTTTAAGGCTTTGCGCAAGGCATCGGCAGAAAATAAAAATTGTTCTGACCAGCTGAAAAAAGCATTAAAAAATCAAGAAAAAGGCCACATTGAGTTTCTCAATGGGGAGAGAAAGTACATGTACTATGTTCCTACGGAGATCAATGACTGGTATCTTCTGACTGTGGTCCCCACCGAAGTGGCAAATACAAAAGCCATGGCCATTATGAAACTAACCTATGTACAGTCAGGCATTATTCTAGCTTTATTTCTGGCTCTTTTGATTTACATTGTAAGGTCCGAGAAAAAGAAGCAGGTCAAGCTGATGGAGATTGCATATACGGACAGTATGACAGGCGGAGATAATTACCGGGCATTCTGTTTAAAGGCAGAGAAGGCATTGGAAAAAGAGACTGGCAAGATGGCTGTCCTCTGTATGGATATCGACCGCTTTAAGCTGGTCAATGAACTGTTTGGGTTTAAGACAGGGGATGAGATTATTCGTCTGATCTGGCATATTTGGAGAGGCATGATGCAGGATGGGGAACTGGCGGCCCACAGGGAGGCAGACCGTTTTGTAGGACTTATGCACTATCATTCAGAGAAGGAGCTTCTGAGACGTCTGGACCAGTTCATCACACATATTCAGCGGATGAAGAATATGAACTATAAAATAAAGCCGAGTATCGGTATTTATCTGGTAACTGACCGCAGCATGGCCATTGATGCCATGTCGGACATGGCGCTGATTGCTCAGGCCACAGTAAAAAACCAGCTGCACAATTACTACGCCTTCTACAATGAAGAACTGAAAAAACGGATTATTCATAACAAGGAGATGGAGGACCGGATGGAAACGGCTCTGGCTCAGCATGAATTCTGTGCCTATTATCAGCCTAAATATGATACGGAGACAAAGAAGATCGTAGGGGCGGAGGCCCTGGTCAGATGGATCGGAAAGGACGGAAAGATCGTACCGCCGTCTGACTTTATTCCGGTTTTTGAAGAAAACGGTCTGATCGTCGTCCTGGACGAATTTATGTTCCGGGAAGTCTGCAGACAGCAGCGGCAGTGGATCGATGAGGGAAGAGAGGTAGTGCCGGTGTCTGTCAACCTGTCCCGGTATAATATCTTTTACAGCGCTTTTGTACAAAAATATCAAAATATCTTGGAAGAGTATAAGATCCCGCCGGAACTGGTTCCTCTGGAGATCACAGAGAGTGTTATGTCAGAGGATCAGGAACTGCTCAAAAACATTATTGATGAACTGCATGAGATCGGATTCTCCGTACTGATGGATGATTTTGGGACAGGGTATTCTTCTATGACCATGTTAAGTTCGATGCCGATTGATGTTCTGAAGCTGGACAAGAGTTTTGTGGACGACATTGGCGACAACAGGGGAGAAAAGATTATCAGGAGCATTATTGAACTTTCCAGAAGCCTGGGAATTCACCTGACAGCAGAAGGGGTGGAGACGGAACAGCAATATGAATTCTTAAAGAAGCTTCAATGTGATGACATTCAGGGATACTATTTTGCAAGGCCAATGCCAGGAGACGAATTTGAGCCTTTACTAAAGTAAAAGCTCTGAAGTACAGAAAAATATACAATAAATATTAAAAAAAATGAAATTT
Coding sequences within:
- a CDS encoding HAD family hydrolase, producing MIKNVIFDIGNVLADFAWEQLFHRLGFEGETFEHMADATVRGPYWQEFDRGAMSDQEIVEGFYSLAPKYKKQIDLFYEHIHEMTEEYPYAAEWVRSLRAEGYSVYILSNYGKTSFENRKEPFSFLAEADGSLISYEVLSVKPEREIYQALEERYSITPQESVFIDDLEVNVEAARNYGYSGIIFKSRDQAEEELKKLNLIK
- a CDS encoding bifunctional diguanylate cyclase/phosphodiesterase encodes the protein MKESSMMKRILFFIIVLSFGLFSSLYIYSQALHNNLENEVLSSLQEVSGQSVEILRKEILGEINLLDGIANEISDKKLENPKKLAKSFQKVSDKYQFKRMGIILTDGTVYTSDQKVGNLADREYFKSGLEGISSISETLTDRLDSTKEKINIYSTPIVRGKKVEAVLYAAYRTDDFKKALSISTYYGKGYTYVVKRNGNVVVDSDNHNSFKDMSNIFKALRKASAENKNCSDQLKKALKNQEKGHIEFLNGERKYMYYVPTEINDWYLLTVVPTEVANTKAMAIMKLTYVQSGIILALFLALLIYIVRSEKKKQVKLMEIAYTDSMTGGDNYRAFCLKAEKALEKETGKMAVLCMDIDRFKLVNELFGFKTGDEIIRLIWHIWRGMMQDGELAAHREADRFVGLMHYHSEKELLRRLDQFITHIQRMKNMNYKIKPSIGIYLVTDRSMAIDAMSDMALIAQATVKNQLHNYYAFYNEELKKRIIHNKEMEDRMETALAQHEFCAYYQPKYDTETKKIVGAEALVRWIGKDGKIVPPSDFIPVFEENGLIVVLDEFMFREVCRQQRQWIDEGREVVPVSVNLSRYNIFYSAFVQKYQNILEEYKIPPELVPLEITESVMSEDQELLKNIIDELHEIGFSVLMDDFGTGYSSMTMLSSMPIDVLKLDKSFVDDIGDNRGEKIIRSIIELSRSLGIHLTAEGVETEQQYEFLKKLQCDDIQGYYFARPMPGDEFEPLLK